Within the Gorilla gorilla gorilla isolate KB3781 chromosome 15, NHGRI_mGorGor1-v2.1_pri, whole genome shotgun sequence genome, the region CAACTCAACATCAGAATTTCTAAcatcccaattaaaaaataggcaaaggacttgaatagacatttctccgaagaagatacacaaatgtctAAGACGGACAAGAAAAGATGCTAAACACCGTTATTCATTAATAAAATGCAAGACAAAACCCAAATGAGATGCCACTTTGCATCCACTAGTAAGGCTTTCATAACAACGACACAGAAAATCAATGTTGCTAAGGAggtggagaaattggagccctcATGAACTGGCTGCTAGGAATAGAAAATGATGCACTTGCCGTGGCAAACAATTTGGTGGTTCCTCACAGAATCACACAGAGAAACAGGAGCTGCTGGCTTCCGGGTTTTCCTGGGCTGGCGCGGTACGTCCCGGAATCGCGGGCGCGCATCCCTTCCCACCTGAGGGCCTGCCTGGCCGTGACTCCCGCCCCTCTTCTCCTCGGAAGAGAGGTCGGGGCCCCTCCAGGGGCCGTCTGCAGCCACTGGGGATGGGGCTGACGGTCGGTTCCTGCCCCGGTGCATCCGCCGCCGGTCAGACCGCCTGGCTTGGCCGCAGCCACGGCGACATCCAGGCCCGGGTCTGCGAGGCTGGGCGCGCCAGCCAGCTTGGGAGTTGCCTGGCGCCTGTAGCTGGGCGCCCAGGTGGTGGAGCATGGCCTGGGCGGCCTGTGGATCGCGAGTGCCCCTGGCCTGAGACCCCGCCAGACCCTGCCCCCGCCTGGCTCCTCCTCTGCCAGAGCTCGACACCTCTAGCCAAGGGCCCTCTGCAGCCATGGGGGATAGGGCTGAGGGCTGGTTCCCGCCCCCGTGCAGCTGCTGCAGGGCAGACCGCCTGGCTTGGCCGCAGCCACAGGGACATCTGGCCCTCGTTCCAAGATGTGGGAAGTGAGGGTGGACTCGGGAGTTGCCTGGAGGTTGCTGCCTGCACAAAGAAGGCGGCTGCAGCTTGGGTGCCGAGGCGGGCTGGAGGTGCATGGCCTGGTCGGCCTCGGGATTGCCAGCGCGCCCAGCCTAAGGGCCCCCAGGCTGTGCCTCCCGCCCAGTCCTCCACCTGAAGGAGATCGGGGCTGTTGGTATGGGCCCTCAGCAGTCACCCCGTGTGGGGTTGAGCGGCGGGTTCTCAGTTCTCGCCCCTGTGCAGCCGCCACCGGTCAGAATGCCTGGCTTGGCCGCAGCCACTGGGACACCTGGCCCCGGTTCTGCGATGCTGGCAGCGCGAGCAGGCTCGGGGGTTGCCAGGCAGCTGCTGCCTGCACACACAGGGCGACTGCAGCTTGGGCGCCCAGTCGGCGAAGCATGGTCTGAGTGGCCGCTGGAATGCGTGCGCTCGAGGCCTGAGGGACGCGCTGTTGGTGCCACCTGCCCCGCTCTGCACCTCTCCGCACCTGCGCCAGCGCCGGCGCCCTGCGCCCCCTCCACGCCTGCGCAGGCGCTCTGCGCCTCTCTGCCTTTGCAAAGGGCGCTCTGCCTTTGCGAGGGCGGAGCTgccttctcctcagcacagaccggAAGAGCATCGCGAGGGCGGAGCTGAGTTCTCCTCTGCACAGACTCGGGCGGGCGGGCCGGGGGCACTTCGAGGGCAGAGCTGCGTTCTGCTCAGCACACACCCGGGGGACACCGCGAAGGCAGAGCAGcgttctcctcagcacagaccttgGGGGCACTGCCTCGCTTTGGGACAACTCGGGGCCGCATCAACGGTGAATAAAATCCTTCCTGTTTGCAGCCCTGAATAATCAGGGTTAGAGACCAGTTAGAAGGGTTCAGTGTGGAAAACGGGAAACCAAAAGCCCCTCTGAATCCTGCCCACCGAGGTTCTCCCCAGCCAAGGTGAGGCGGCCGCAGTGCGAGATCCACACTGGAGCCTCGGAAGACAAATGCGGCATTCCTAATGCAGACATGACACCCAAAGTATGACACCCCCATTGCTCATGTAACAAGCACCTGTAATGCTAATGCACTGCCTCAATACAAAAATACTAATATAAGATCCGCAATCCCCTCGCTGCCATGCAGTCCAAAGACAGCGATCATAATAATCAACATTGACATAGTCAATACAAACATAGTAATGAACCTAGGGTTAAGGTTggtgttagggttaggggttaagTTTAGGGTTAGGGGTTGGAGATAGGGACTGGGGTCAGAGTTAGGGGTTAGGAGTCAACGTTTAGAGTTAGGGTTTAAGAGATGTTAGGGGTTAGGGATTGGGGGTTAGGgttgggttagggtgagggttggggttaggggttagggttagggataGAGGTTAGGGTTTGGGTCAGGGGttaggggtcagggtcaggggtcagggtcaggggtcCCACTCTGCgatttgtctatttactctgctgactgttccctttgtcatgcaaaagctctttagtttaattaagtcccagctatttatctttgtttttattgcatttgcatttgggttcttggtcatgaaatccttgcctatgccaatgtctagaagggtttatccagtgttatcttctagaatttttacagttcAGGAATTAGGTTTAAgttcttaatccatcttgggtagatttttgtataaggtgggagatgagaatccagttttaTTCCCCTACATGTGGCTCGCCAATTATCCCAATGTCatgtgttgaaaagggtgtcctttccccactttatgtttttgtttgctttgtcgaagatcagttggctgtaagtatttgggttaatttctgggttctctcttctgttccattggtctatgtgcctatttttaaaccagtaccatgctgttttggtaactatggccttattgtacagtttgaaatcaagtagtgtgatgcctccaggtttgttctttttgcttagccttgGTTTGGCTACATGGCACTCTTTGGGTTCCATactaattttagaattgtttttgtaattctgtgaGGGATGATGGTGGTATTcagatggggattgcattgaattcatAGATTGCCTTTAACAGaatggtaattttcacaatattggttctacctatccatgagcatggggatgtgtttccatttgtttgtgtcatctatgatttcttttctttcttgttttttttttttttcagaggtagtttcgctcttgtcgctgaggtgggagtgcaatggtgtgatctcggctcactacaacttctgcctcccgggttcaagcgattctcctgcctcagtttcccaagtagctgggattataggcatgctccAACGTGCTTGGctccatctatgatttctttcagcagtgttttgtaattttcattgtagaggtcgTTTGATTACTTtgctaggtatattcctaagttttgtttgcttgtttttgtttgtttgttgcagctatagtaaaaggggttgagttcttgatgtgattctcagcttggtagctgttgatgtatagaagagctactgatttgtgtacattaatctcgtatctggaaactttgctgaattcttttatcagttctaggagctttctagaGGAGTCCGTAGGGTTTTCAAGGTGAAAGATCATATCGTCAGCAACCagtaacagtttgacttcctctttaccaatttggatttcctctatttccttcttttgtctgattgctctggctaggacttccaatactatgttgaagaggagtggtgagagtaggctcttcgtcttgttccaattctcaaagggaatgctttcaccttttccccattcagtattatgttggctgtgggtctgtcatagatggcttttattacattaaggtatgtcccttgtatgcctattttgctgagagctttaatcataaagcaatgctagattttgtccaatgctttttctgcatctgttgataaAATCATGTGAGctattttttaattctgtttatttggtgtatcacatttattgacttgcatatgttaaaccattcctgtGTCACTggtatgaaactcacttgatcatggtggattatctttttgatatgttgttggattcagttagatagtattttgttaaggattttggcatctgtgttcatcatggatattggtctgtagttttcttttttggttatgtcctttcatggttttggtattagggtgatgctggcttcatagaatgaatcagGGAGTGTTTCTTCTTTCgctgtcttgtggaatagtgtgaaaggattggtatcatttcttctttgaatgaaagaaaatattctttgaatgtctggtagaattctgctgtgaatctgtctggtcctcggctttttttgttggtaattttaaaattaccatttcaatcttgctgcttgttttaTTGGTCTGCTTGGGGTAtctacttcttcctgatttaagctaggagggttgtatttttccaggaatttatgcaaCTCTTgtgggttttctagtttatgtgccaaaaggtgttcatagtacccttgaataatctttcatatttcagtggtgtcagttgtaatatcccctgtttcatttcttagtgaggttatttggatttcctttctttttttcttggttaatcttataatggtctatcgattttgtttatcttttcaaataaccaattttttgttttattcatgttttgcatttgtcattgttgttgttgctgtgtcaatttcatttagttctgctctgatgttggttatttcctttgtttGCTGGGATTGGGTTTGGCTTGTTCCTGCTTCTCCAGTTCCCTGAGATGTGaacttagattgtctgtttgtgctctttcagactttttgacataggtgtttagggctacaaactttcctcttagcactgcctttgctgtatcccagaggtcttgataggttgtgtcatccAGTTCGAAgaaattttttccatttccatcttgattttgtttttcacccagtgctcattcaggagcaggttatttaatttccatgtatttgcatggttttgaagattccttttggagttgattttcagttttattccactgtgatctgagagagtgcgtgatacaatttcaattttcttaaatttattgagactcgttttatggcctatcatatggtctatcttggagaaaattctatgtgctgttgaatagaatgtgtattctgtagttgttggatgaaatgctcttatatatctgttaagtccttTTGTTCCaaagtatagtttaaatccagtgtttctttgttgactttctgtcttgatgacctgtctagtgctgtcagtggagtaatgaagtcccccactattattgtgttgctgtctatcttatttcttatgtttactagtaattgttttataaatttgggagctccagtgttaggttcaTGTATGTTTAGGATTGTCATGTTTTCCTATTGAATGAGACCTTCACCATTAGATActgtctgtctttgtctcttttagcTACTGTTGTTTTAAGGTTTGTTTTGTCTCATATGAGAATAGCTACCgctgctcgcttttggtgtccatttgcatgaaatgcctttttctaccACTTTCCTTAAGTTTATGTAGGTcgttatgtgttaggtgagtctcctgaaggcagcagatagttagttggtgagttcttatccattctgtggttctgtatcttgtaagtggagcatttaagccATTTACAACCAACATTAGTATTAAAAAGTGAGGTACCATTGCTTTCATCATGCTCTCTGTTGCCTctatactttgtttttgttttttgtttttgctttttaacttgtatttttgttttataggtcttgtgtgatttatgctttaatgaagttctgttttgatgtgtttccagggtttgtttcatgatttagagctccttttagcagttcttacaGTGCTGGtttggtaatggcaaattctgtcagcatttgtttgtctgaaaatgactgtatctttctttcatatatgatatttagttttgctggatacagaattcttggctgataattgttttgtttgaggaggctgaagaaaggGCCCCAATCCCATCTGGCTTTTAAGGTTTCTGCTGCAaaatctgctgttagtttgataggttttcctttataggttacctagtgcttctgtctcacagctcttaagattttttcttttgtcttaactttggataacccaatgacaatgtgcctaggctaAGATCTATTTGTgttgaatttcccaggtgttatttgtgcttcttttatttggatgtctaggtctctcacAAAGCCacggaagttttccttgattattcccccaaatatgttttcctagCTTTTAGAATTCACTTCTtcctcaggtacaccaattagtcTTAGGTTTCATTGTCTTAGGCCCCACCACTGGGGAGGCTACACATGACATGGGATGTGGGCCATCGGTCAAAGGGCGCGGAGATGGGGCGCTGCCAGGGGAGCCAAGGAGGAAAGAGAGCGCTTTCCaaattgtcttccagggtttcaATGTGCATTTTATTAATTCAGAATCTGTCGGGAATAATACTAGGGAGCTACCTTTCCCTGGAGATGGGTCTTGTCAGTGGAGTGAGATAGGctggggggaggaagaggaatggGAGGCTCAGTTTATAAATATTAAGATCAGAAAGGGTGTGCTGCTGGCAGGAGCAGAGGGAGCCTGGAGATTTGGGTGGCTGCCGTTGGTAAGTGGTTGCAATCCAGAGAGTGGGATGGAGTTCCTCCCTTGTCATGTTAGCATCCCATTTCCTGGGCGCAGGTCTAACGCCCTGCAGGTGGTCATTTCACTCATGGTGGCTTTGTCTCTCTTCTGCCATCTCCAGACTCAGCTTCGCACTCCAGGGCTGCATACCACCAGCCACTGTCATGTTAACCCCTTCCCAGGCTGATGTGTCCTCGGCCTGGAGCCCAATCTGCTGGACAGCCTGGGACCGTCCATTTTCAGGGTGGTGGGCAACCTGGTGGCCATCGTGGTGCTGTGCAAGTCACGCAAGGAGCAGAAGGAGACCACCTTCTACACAGTTATGTGGCTGGCCGCCACCGACCTGTTGTTCATTTTGCTGGTGAGCCAGGTGACCATCGCCATGTACATGAAGGGCAGGTAACCTGGGGGCCAGCTGCTGTGTGAGTACAGCATCTTCAGCCTGTTCTTCTTCAGTCAGTCCGGCCTCAGCA harbors:
- the LOC129526551 gene encoding uncharacterized protein — protein: MHLQPASAPKLQPPSLCRQQPPGNSRVHPHFPHLGTRARCPCGCGQARRSALQQLHGGGNQPSALSPMAAEGPWLEVSSSGRGGARRGQGLAGSQARGTRDPQAAQAMLHHLGAQLQAPGNSQAGWRAQPRRPGPGCRRGCGQARRSDRRRMHRGRNRPSAPSPVAADGPWRGPDLSSEEKRGGSHGQAGPQVGRDARPRFRDVPRQPRKTRKPAAPVSLCDSVRNHQIVCHGKCIIFYS